GGAACCAAAACGAGCAGCCAGTTCATCCAGGATTTCATCTGTTGGACTTTATCGGCTAAGATGGCGTTCGGTTCTACCATGAAATCAGCGATGGAAGACACTGCTCGCGAGATCGTGCGCAAATTGCGCGCGGCGGGGCACGACGCGTACTACGCCGGCGGCTGCGTCCGCGACCTCTTGAGCGGGACGCCGCCGAAAGACATCGACATCGCCACGGATGCGCGGCCGGAAGCTGTGCAAAAGCTTTTCCCGCGAACCTACGCGGTGGGCGCGCATTTTGGCGTCATTGTCGTGCTGGAGAAGGGTTTTCAGTTCGAGGTCGCGACCTTTCGTTCGGATGGAGTTTATCTCGATGGCCGGCGACCAATCGAAGTGCATTTCGCCACCGCGAAGGAAGACGCGGCCCGGCGCGATTTCACTATCAACGGAATGTTCTTCGATCCGGAAAAGGAGGAGATCATCGATTTCGTCGGCGGTCGCGCGGATCTGAAGGCTGGAATGATTCGCGCCATCGGCGATCCCGCCCAGCGTTTCGCCGAAGACCGGCTGCGGATCCTGCGCGCGGTCCGGTTTTCTACCGTTCTTGGATTCGAGATCGAACCCGCGACCTGGGATGCGGTCATCGCCCATGCCGCCTCGATCAATGAGATCAGCGCCGAACGAATCCGGGAAGAGCTGGTTCGAATCTTTCTTTCGCCGAATCGCGTTCGCGGGTGGGATTTGCTCGACGCGAGCGGATTGATGCGCGCGCTTCTTCCGGAACTCGAGGCGATGAAAGGCTGCCAACAACCGCCCCAATTCCATCCTGAAGGCGATGTCTTCCAGCACACCCGGATCATGCTGGAGTTGCTGCCTGAGGACGTTTCCCTTCCGCTCGTTCTCAGCGTTCTCTTCCACGACATCGGCAAGCCGCCGACTTCAGCGGTGGACGAAGAAGGGCGTATCCGTTTCAACGGGCATGACCGCGTGGGCGCCGAAATGACCGAGGCGATCATGGAGCGGCTTCGATTTTCGCGCGCTGAAATTGAGGCGACGGTGGAGGCGGTTCGGCAACACATGGTGTTCAAGGACGTGCCGAATATGCGGGTCGCGAAACTGAAGCGCTTCATGGCGCGGCCGACCTTCGACGACGAATTGGAACTTCACCGGGTCGATTGTGCGAGCAGCCACGGGATGATG
This Chthoniobacterales bacterium DNA region includes the following protein-coding sequences:
- a CDS encoding CCA tRNA nucleotidyltransferase; translation: MKSAMEDTAREIVRKLRAAGHDAYYAGGCVRDLLSGTPPKDIDIATDARPEAVQKLFPRTYAVGAHFGVIVVLEKGFQFEVATFRSDGVYLDGRRPIEVHFATAKEDAARRDFTINGMFFDPEKEEIIDFVGGRADLKAGMIRAIGDPAQRFAEDRLRILRAVRFSTVLGFEIEPATWDAVIAHAASINEISAERIREELVRIFLSPNRVRGWDLLDASGLMRALLPELEAMKGCQQPPQFHPEGDVFQHTRIMLELLPEDVSLPLVLSVLFHDIGKPPTSAVDEEGRIRFNGHDRVGAEMTEAIMERLRFSRAEIEATVEAVRQHMVFKDVPNMRVAKLKRFMARPTFDDELELHRVDCASSHGMMDNYDFLRQKKEEFANEPIIPPPLVRGDDLIAMGMKPGPKFGEILEAVETRQLEGALKDREEALAWVKAEFLLSEEGEPPTSNVQRPTSN